A window of the Tessaracoccus sp. MC1865 genome harbors these coding sequences:
- a CDS encoding FtsX-like permease family protein, with translation MTALKLLWRQFSSERWPALLLALSVLIIAALTTATPRLMANLDDRQLAQTLSGLSALQGDVAGTWAQDTMNSPVAGLQDPWEPHRESLETLRGAQPEPLRSLLAAPQFMAEVPSDLTVAPPTATGYFEARFLFFVDPDLAEHAQLVAGSWPSPRPTTEGPEGATPTGPQKVAALAEVAERLGWEIGEQINESVTLSGTFRPLDEGDTRWEHIPYARTIVEQQDANLGTRLVTGLFLPPSYLSSGIPVEKLGPGVTETLTMHAWFGVDTAGLADVDVRELRAQLTGLLAQRHPVLPADPESDGPSPTQFRLESELGGALTSVAAQQDVTRAAVAVAAVGPLAVGLALLVLAAQLVIERRRGTVELVTARGLSWHQLRSLLSLEGLLLGVPAAVLGHLLGEAVTPGGNSPWGWAATLLIGAAAALTLSWAARHIGPASIRADLALRPGRWRVVAEVLTVISGAAGLWALLSRGDTPTGGLDLLATATPVLLTVAACLLALRLYPLPLRVAARWLRPGRGVAGFLGSVRAHRDPAGGLTPVFTVVMGTTIAVLSATLLGSVIAGTERATWEANGSSVHISGPRITDEMLAELQRVDGVLAVARIHDAGSNHRLSQGGETRVRLWLAVPAIEDAYAASPFGSALPAGMFAWEGAPGIVLGDSVPVKAGVARLEGIGDVTVLDTLPAPPGVRTGAAWAMMSAERWAEGQPLPPATLALVSLAPGTDSRAARARIGEVVGNARITVADEELRAIRETPTVSGLTTTFAALTAATATLLTLTLLGSQLMATRARTRLGAVLRTLGMGRRELRALTAWEIAPSALLGLLLGVGVGIALAALLLATLDFRSLTGGSQPPPLHLDPALLGGVGALLTLTVAVTIAATAWLVGRTNLAQELRIGEER, from the coding sequence GATGTCGCCGGCACTTGGGCACAGGACACCATGAACTCCCCGGTTGCGGGCCTCCAGGACCCATGGGAACCGCATCGGGAGTCGCTCGAGACCCTCAGGGGTGCCCAGCCGGAGCCCCTGCGCTCGCTCCTGGCGGCGCCCCAGTTCATGGCGGAGGTGCCGTCCGACCTGACCGTGGCGCCGCCCACGGCCACGGGCTACTTCGAGGCGCGCTTCCTGTTCTTCGTCGACCCTGACCTGGCCGAGCACGCACAACTGGTGGCCGGTTCCTGGCCCTCCCCGCGGCCAACCACCGAGGGCCCGGAGGGTGCCACACCCACGGGCCCCCAGAAGGTCGCGGCGCTGGCGGAAGTGGCTGAGCGCCTGGGCTGGGAGATCGGTGAGCAGATCAACGAGTCGGTGACCCTGAGCGGCACGTTCCGCCCACTCGATGAGGGGGACACCCGCTGGGAGCACATCCCCTACGCCCGCACCATCGTCGAGCAGCAGGACGCGAATCTCGGTACCCGCCTGGTCACCGGCCTCTTCCTCCCGCCGTCCTACCTCTCCAGCGGCATCCCGGTCGAGAAGCTGGGCCCCGGCGTCACGGAGACGCTCACGATGCACGCCTGGTTCGGCGTCGATACCGCCGGCCTGGCCGACGTGGACGTCCGCGAGCTGCGAGCGCAACTGACCGGCCTGCTGGCGCAGCGCCACCCGGTGCTGCCCGCGGACCCGGAGTCCGACGGCCCGTCCCCCACCCAGTTCCGGCTGGAGTCCGAACTGGGTGGGGCGCTGACCTCGGTCGCCGCCCAGCAGGACGTCACCCGTGCGGCCGTAGCCGTGGCCGCGGTCGGGCCGCTCGCAGTGGGGCTCGCCCTCCTGGTGCTGGCCGCCCAACTGGTCATCGAACGACGGCGGGGCACCGTCGAACTCGTCACGGCACGCGGCCTGTCCTGGCACCAGTTGCGCTCGTTGCTCAGCCTCGAAGGGCTGCTGCTGGGCGTGCCCGCGGCGGTGCTCGGTCACCTGCTGGGGGAGGCCGTGACGCCGGGTGGCAACTCACCCTGGGGGTGGGCCGCCACGCTGCTCATCGGGGCGGCAGCCGCCCTCACCCTGTCCTGGGCTGCCAGGCACATCGGTCCCGCCAGCATCCGTGCCGACCTCGCCCTGCGGCCCGGCCGGTGGCGCGTCGTCGCGGAGGTCCTGACCGTCATCTCCGGCGCCGCCGGCCTCTGGGCCCTGCTCAGCCGCGGCGACACCCCCACCGGGGGCCTGGACCTCCTCGCCACCGCCACACCGGTCCTCCTCACCGTGGCAGCCTGCCTGCTCGCGCTCCGGCTCTATCCCCTCCCTCTGCGGGTGGCGGCCCGATGGCTCCGGCCGGGGCGGGGGGTCGCCGGGTTCCTCGGCTCGGTGCGCGCCCACCGGGATCCGGCGGGCGGCCTGACGCCGGTGTTCACGGTTGTCATGGGCACCACCATCGCGGTTCTCAGCGCCACCCTGCTCGGCTCCGTCATCGCCGGCACCGAGCGCGCCACGTGGGAGGCCAACGGCTCGTCGGTGCACATCAGCGGCCCCCGGATCACCGACGAGATGCTCGCGGAACTGCAGCGCGTCGACGGTGTGCTCGCCGTCGCCCGCATCCACGACGCCGGCTCCAACCACCGCCTCAGCCAGGGCGGCGAGACCCGGGTGCGGCTGTGGCTGGCGGTGCCGGCCATCGAGGACGCCTACGCGGCGTCACCGTTCGGGTCTGCCCTCCCTGCGGGGATGTTCGCCTGGGAGGGTGCGCCGGGGATCGTGCTCGGCGACTCCGTGCCGGTGAAGGCCGGCGTCGCTCGGCTGGAGGGCATCGGGGACGTGACGGTGCTCGACACGTTGCCGGCGCCGCCGGGCGTCCGGACCGGAGCCGCCTGGGCGATGATGAGTGCAGAGCGCTGGGCCGAGGGCCAACCCCTGCCGCCCGCCACCCTGGCGTTGGTGTCCTTGGCGCCCGGCACCGATTCCCGGGCCGCCCGCGCACGGATCGGCGAGGTGGTGGGCAACGCGCGCATCACCGTCGCCGACGAGGAACTCCGCGCCATCCGTGAGACGCCCACCGTGTCCGGGCTCACCACCACCTTCGCCGCCCTCACGGCAGCCACCGCCACCCTGCTGACGCTCACCCTGCTGGGTTCGCAGCTGATGGCCACCCGGGCGCGCACCCGGCTCGGCGCCGTCCTGCGGACGCTCGGCATGGGGCGACGGGAACTCCGGGCGCTGACGGCCTGGGAGATCGCGCCCAGCGCTCTGCTCGGCCTCCTCCTGGGTGTGGGGGTCGGCATCGCCCTGGCGGCGCTGCTGCTCGCCACCCTGGACTTCCGCAGCCTCACCGGCGGCTCCCAGCCGCCCCCGCTGCACCTCGACCCGGCGCTGCTCGGCGGCGTCGGCGCCCTGTTGACCCTCACCGTGGCCGTGACCATCGCCGCCACCGCCTGGCTCGTGGGCCGAACCAATCTCGCACAGGAACTCCGCATCGGAGAGGAACGATGA